From the Xenorhabdus ishibashii genome, one window contains:
- a CDS encoding acetyltransferase has product MKIQQATKADFLTLIQIWEASVLATHDFLPKAMIEVLRPQILNDYLPSLAVYKAIDEKDNIVGFISTDQHRVEMLFIEPQVRGTGVGKMLLQFAINELQINELDVNEQNKQGVGFYQYMGFQVFSRSELDGQGNPFPLLHMKLV; this is encoded by the coding sequence ATGAAAATACAACAAGCCACCAAAGCTGATTTTTTGACACTAATTCAGATTTGGGAAGCCTCTGTACTTGCTACTCATGATTTCTTGCCCAAGGCCATGATTGAGGTTTTACGCCCACAAATCCTTAACGATTATTTGCCCAGTCTCGCTGTTTATAAGGCGATAGATGAAAAAGATAATATCGTCGGATTTATTAGTACCGATCAACATCGAGTCGAAATGTTGTTTATTGAACCACAAGTGCGGGGAACAGGGGTCGGTAAGATGTTACTGCAATTTGCTATCAACGAATTACAGATTAACGAATTGGATGTAAACGAGCAAAATAAACAAGGCGTCGGCTTCTACCAATATATGGGATTTCAGGTATTTTCTCGTTCAGAGCTTGACGGCCAAGGGAATCCATTTCCTCTATTACATATGAAACTGGTTTGA
- a CDS encoding MFS transporter, whose product MKLLRKNDSALVPVTGLTVFAIASGYLMSLIPLSMASFNIDTVYASWLASAYYVGLLIGSMMIEPVIAKIGHRLSFIVFLLLLSATVIVLPFFPNKEIWLFVRCVAGVAVAGVFVVVESWLLIGDNPKERAKRLSFYMTSLYGGTTVGQLLIGSVGTQGTLPFMVISALLFVAILPPLFVRHGQPPTLQHQSVSLRKINRFSKPAIVGCMTSGIVMGTIYGLMPLSLSQSHFSTDQVGVLMAAIILGGMVIQPIISKLSVIMSKTFLLAMVSLLGVFAVGITYLFEHYIAMIVALALLGMSSFALYPIAITLACDKLDASYIVAASQVMLLSYSIGSAIGPLSASHFMLQHYFKAQHNGLMSFFFIVLLATAIYMLLASLRRKDRVLAS is encoded by the coding sequence GTGAAACTGCTGCGCAAGAATGACAGTGCATTGGTACCTGTCACCGGCTTGACTGTTTTTGCAATTGCTTCTGGTTACCTAATGAGCTTAATTCCTCTGTCGATGGCAAGTTTCAACATTGATACGGTTTATGCTAGTTGGTTAGCGAGTGCTTATTATGTCGGTTTATTAATCGGTTCAATGATGATTGAACCTGTTATTGCCAAAATAGGTCACCGTCTTTCTTTTATTGTTTTTTTGTTGCTTTTATCAGCGACTGTCATTGTATTACCTTTTTTTCCAAATAAAGAAATTTGGTTATTTGTGCGGTGCGTTGCAGGCGTGGCCGTTGCCGGTGTCTTTGTCGTGGTCGAATCTTGGTTATTGATCGGCGATAATCCCAAAGAGCGTGCCAAACGACTGAGCTTTTATATGACTTCCCTTTACGGGGGGACAACGGTAGGGCAATTATTGATTGGGTCTGTCGGCACTCAGGGAACGCTCCCTTTTATGGTGATTTCGGCACTGCTGTTTGTCGCGATTTTGCCTCCATTATTCGTGCGTCATGGTCAGCCTCCGACACTCCAACACCAAAGTGTATCGTTGAGAAAAATCAATAGATTCAGTAAACCCGCGATCGTTGGCTGCATGACATCTGGTATCGTTATGGGCACTATCTATGGTTTAATGCCTCTATCACTAAGCCAAAGTCATTTCAGTACTGATCAAGTCGGTGTATTGATGGCAGCCATTATTTTGGGCGGAATGGTCATACAACCGATTATCAGCAAGCTGTCCGTCATCATGAGCAAAACTTTTCTATTGGCAATGGTCTCATTACTGGGGGTATTTGCTGTAGGAATAACCTATCTCTTTGAACATTACATTGCCATGATAGTAGCATTGGCTCTTTTGGGAATGTCGTCTTTTGCGCTGTATCCCATTGCGATCACCCTTGCTTGTGACAAGCTGGATGCGTCCTATATTGTAGCGGCAAGCCAGGTCATGTTGTTAAGTTACAGTATCGGTTCCGCCATTGGGCCACTGAGCGCAAGCCATTTCATGCTACAGCACTACTTTAAAGCTCAGCACAATGGGTTGATGAGTTTCTTTTTCATTGTGTTATTGGCTACTGCGATTTATATGCTGCTGGCGAGCTTGCGCCGCAAAGATCGTGTATTAGCAAGCTAG